The nucleotide sequence CAGCTACCGCTGCCGTTCCCGTCAAGGACACCATCAAGCGCGTCGGGCCGGATGGGCTGGTGCTGGAAACGCTGGACCGCGCCGCGCTCTGGTCCATTCAGACGCCCCAGGTCTTCGCCTATGACCTCATCCTCGCTGCCCATCACACTATCGAACCGGCCTGGGACGCCACCGACGACGCCGCGCTGGTCGAGCGCGCGGGCCACCCCGTCGCCCTCTTCATGGGCGCGTATGAAAATATCAAAATCACCACTCCCGACGACCTGCTGATCGCCGAGGCCATGCTCAACCGTCTGGCAAAGAGTTCTGCGCTATCCGGCTGAATACTGCTGGTAGCGCCGCCGTTCCTGGCGGCAAGTCGGTTCGCTATTCAGCAAGAGTTGGCTTACTATCAATAAAGGCACGCGCTATGGCTATAAGAATTGGTATCGGCTACGACGTTCACGGCTTCACTGAAGGACGCCCGTTGGTGATTGGCGGCGTAGCAATCCCCCACGCGCGCGGGCTGGCGGGCCATTCTGACGCCGACGTGTTGATTCACGCCATCGTTGATGCCCTCCTGGGCGCGGCGGCGCTGGGCGACATCGGCAGCCACTTCCCCTCCAACGACCTACGTTGGAAAGATGCGCCCAGCCGCGCCTTCCTGAGCTACACCCGCGATCTGCTGGCGGCGCGAGGCTGGCGCGTGAGCAATCTCGACGCCGTAATCGTGGCCGAGCGCCCGAAGCTGGCCCCACATATTCCAACTATGCGCGCCGAACTGGCGCGTCAGTTAGAAATTGACCTGGAGCAGATCAGCGTCAAAGCCACCACCACCGATGGCCTCGGCTTTACCGGGCGCGAAGAAGGCATCGGCTGCTGCGCCGTCGTCCTCATCGAGCGCAGCTAGTCCGTGTACCCGCAAACAAGCAGCAGGCCATACAGGACGTGGAAACAATGCGCGCAAAACAGGAGTCCCAGATACCAGCCAGCAGGCTTCATGCTCGTGCAAACACGTCGGCAACCGTCATCGTAAAACCAGGAACCGCATCGTACCCTTCAAGCGTCTCTCCAACGCGCATAATGAGGCCAGGTCCGTCCTGGTCCCCTGGCCGCCAGACCTCTACCTCCCGACGTTTGGGCCACACAATCCACCCCAACCGTGAGCCAGCGGCAAGATAGCGTTTGATGTGCGTGCGCATCTTGGAACGAAACTGGCTCTTGCTGGCGATCTCCACGACAAAATCGGGGGCCAACCTGGGCGCGATCTCCTTTTCGTCGGCGGCGTCAATGATGGGGAGCAGTTGAGCGCGAACAAACGCCACATCTGGATGCCACACCGTCTCACCCTCGTCTCCAGGCTGGCTGAGATCATATTCGTATTGCTGCATCGTGACCCGCCCCAGGTCGCGGGAGTCCACCGAGGTACGCAACGCCATCGCTATGTTTAGCGCAATGACATCGTGCTTGCTATAATGCACGCCCAAAAGGAACACCAACCTTCCATTGGTGAGTTCGGTGCTGCCCCGTTCCACTTCTGGGAGATGGCAATACTCGGCTGCCGTCATCAAATCTCCCTCGTATTCTCGATAGTAGTGTTCCAGTGCCATAGCGCAGACCCTCTTTCCAGGGTGAGAACGTCGCTGCAAGGGCATTCTACCATGCGTCGGCCAAAACGGAAAAGGGCATGGCCTCTCGCGTTTTATGGCTAGACGATATGCCCGCAGCTCTGATGTACGCGCCTATCATTATGTCAGCCGTTCCCTTGAAGCGACGTGATATACTATTGAGAGGACATGCTATCAACCATACTCCAGATACCTCATCGAAGATGAGACACCTGATCAGCATGAGGATGACGTTTATGAAGGTTTTCAGACAAGAAAGGCTGCGCTGCGCCTGTCGTAAGGGCCTCGAAGTTGGGGCTTGACATGTCAGGCAGCAGGCCATCGAGAGACCTCATCTTCTGCTGATACTGCTTCCTCTGAAGGCTCCACTTCGCGGCCCGTCCCTTCCTCCATTCGTTCACAACGCGCTCTCAAGCGCAGGGGTATGCCCTGGGCCACGCATTGCAGAAGGAGTTAGCAGGAGTCTTATGCTCATTCATAACACAGAATCGGGACGCGAAGAAGTCTTTGAACCCTACGGTCTGCCCGTCAAAATGTACGTCTGCGGCCTGACGCCCAAGAACGACCCGCATATCGGCCACGCGCGCAACTTTGTCCTCAACGATGTCATCCGACGCTATCTGGAGTATCGCGGCTATCCCGTTCACTACGTCCAGAACTTCACCGACGTGGATGACAAGATCATCGCCGCAGGCATCCGCGAGGGCATCCCTGCGGCTGAGGCGGCCAGACGCTATATTGATGGCTATTTCGAGACCATTGACGCGATGAATGTGCGCCGCGCCGACCAGTATACCTATGTTACCGAATACATACCCAAGATCATCGCTATGGTGCAGCGTCTTATTGATCTGGGTCATGCCTATCAGGCGGGCGGCGATGTCTTCTACGCCGTCAACACCTTTCCTCGCTATGGACGGCTTTCGCACCAGCCCGAAGAAGAACTACTCATTGCCGGGGCGCGCGTGGAGCCAGACCCTAAGAAGCGCGATCCACGCGATTTTGCCCTCTGGAAAGCCGCCAAACCAGGCGAACCCTTCTGGGAGAGCCAGTGGGGGCCTGGCCGCCCCGGCTGGCACATCGAATGCTCGACAATGGCGTTGGATACATTGGGCGAGAAGATCGATATTCACGGCGGCGGCAGCGACCTGATCTTCCCACACCACGAGAACGAAATCGCCCAGAGCGAAGCGGCAACCGGCACAGCCCCCTTTTCTAAATATTGGGCGCATATCGGCATGCTGAACCTGGGCGAAGGCAAGATGGCCCACTCCGGGGTATTCATCCCGCTCGAGGAGATGCTCAAGAGGTATCCCGCGCCGGTCATTCGCCTCTATCTAGTCAGCCATCATTACCGCGCCCCCATCGCCTACAGCGAAGAGGCGCTGGCCGCAGCACAGCCACGCTGGCAGCGCTACGTGGAGACGCGCGCGAACCTGCTGCGGCTCATCCGCCGCGCCGAGGAAGCGCAAACTGCCCAGGGGAGAACGAATGCTGCCCAGGCAACAACCAGCGCAGCCGTCCCATTGGACGAGGCACGCGAAGCGTTCATCGCGGCGATGGACGACGATTTCAACACCTCCGGCGGGCTGGCGGCCATTGATAACCTGCTGCGCCGAGTCAACGAGTATGCCGCCTCCCTCGGTGGCGGCGAACTGACGCCGGAGGCGCTGGCAACTTTGCGCGCAGCAGTAGCTCTGCTGGATGAACTGCTGACTGACGTGTTGGGTATCCAGATTGAAGCCGAAAGTGGAGAACAGATCGCCCCGGCGCTGCTGGCCGAGATCGAGGCGCTCATCGCCAGCCGCAGCGAGGCGCGCCGCTCCAAACAATGGGCCGAAGCCGACCACATCCGCAAAGACCTGGAGGAGCGCCTCAACATCGTCTTGAAAGATCATGCCCAGGAAACCACCTGGGAGTTCAAGTCATAGACAACTGGACAGAACAGCAATGGCAGAGTATATCTGGGGGCGCAATCCAGTGCTGGAAACACTGCGCTCAAGGCGGCGCGTCTATCGGCTCCTGCTGGCCGAAGGCGGGCGCGACGCCGGTCTCACGGATATTCTGCGCGAGGCCGAGCGGCGGCGCGTCTCGATTGAATACGCGCCGCGCCGCCGCTTAGACGAACTGACACGCGGCGCAGTTCATCAGGGCTGCGTCGCTTTGGCTGCCCCGCGCGAGTATGCCACGATTGAAGAGATACTGGCATTGGCTGAGCAGCGTGGTGAGCCGCCCCTGCTGCTCATCCTCGACGCCATTCAGGACATTCAGAACCTGGGGTCGCTGCTGCGCACCGCCGAAGCCGTCGGCGCGCATGGCGTGATTATTCCCGAACATCGCGCCGCCGGTTTGACGCCTGCTGTGGATAAAAGTTCTGCCGGGGCAGTTGAGCATCTACTGGTGGCGCAAGTCACCAATCTCACTCGCACCGTGGACGCCCTGAAAAAAGGCGGCGTCTGGGTCGTGGGGTTGGCCGGAGAAGCCGCCCAGGATTACGACCACGTTGATCTGGACAGACCACTCGCGCTCGTCGTTGGCAACGAAGGCAAAGGCATTGGGCGGCTGCTGCGCGAACACTGTGATTTTCTGGTGAGGCTGCCAATGCGCGGCAAGGTCAACTCGCTCAATGCCGCCGTCGCTGGTTCCATTGTCCTTTACGAAGCCTGGCGTCAGCGAGAGAAGCATGCCGACGGCTAAGGAAGCAGCACGAACAGCCCCAGGCGGCAATCTACCTGATCAGATCAGGCTATTTGGGGGTTTCATCCAGCAGGTTCATAGCGGTCTTTACAACGGTGGACTGACTGTTGCTCGGCGAATCGTTTGTTATCCAGAGAACCGCCGTTGGCGAAACAGACACGGCCAGCGGGTTAGTAATCCAAGAATTCAGCGAATGGCTGCCACCAGGGGTATTACCCGATACATCATACAGGTAATAATCGTCTTTGCTAATTTTCCAGACTACAAAGGTTGCGCCTGTCTGGAGATCGGAGACCGTAGAATTAGTTTTTGAGATGGCCGTCTTAGAGGTAGGATCGAGATCAAGGCGGCCATCCAGGTTTTCGCTCCAGATGACGCCTGTCGGCTGGCTGTTGTTCGCATTCCCATTGCCCGCCGTCGCTGTGCTTGTGGCTTGAGCCGTGGGTGATGGGGTTGGTTGATCGGCTGGCGTGCCAGCGTCCGGCAAGGGAGCCGCCTCCAGCCAGATCAGTTTCCCCGCGACGATCTTGGGCGAGAAGGAGGCGCCATTGGTCGTCACCTCTTCCTGCACACCGCCCGGAGCCAATCGCCAGATATTGCCACGCAGCGTGCCATCAGGGTCGTGCCACTGCTCATCCCAATACCCCGTGATTTTACCTGTCGCCGGATCGGCCACCGCCGTCGGGTCAGCGATCAGGTGTCCAAGCTGTGATGCTGTCGCAATCACCGACCGCGACTCTGTACCCTCCAGGGTGAGGTCAAGTGAGACGAGCTGCCCTTGTCCATTCGCCAGTTCCTCAGCCAGCAGCACCGTCGCGCCAAGAGCATACACACCATGAAGCGTTGTGACCGCGCCATCCGGCCTGGCGTCTGCGTCATTCCCTTGCAGCAGGCGCAGCGTCTGAGCGGCCCCTGGCAGAGCTGGCGATAGCTGGGTAGCGTCCAGTTCCCAATGATTGCCCGCGCTTTGATCGCCCTGCGCCCAAAGCACCCAGCTTCGCGCCCAGCCTTCCAGTGTCAGCGGCCCGGCAACCGGCGCGGACAGCAAGGCCGTACTTCTTTCGGTCTGGCGGTTGAGTTCCTCAAGCATCCATTTGCCGCTGGCATTATACGCCGCGTAAATGATATACCGCCCATCGGCGCTGGCTGTCGCGTCCGCCACCAGCGGATAGGCTGGATCGGGGGAATAGAAAGAGGGAAGAGAATCAGAGCAATGGATAATACAAGTAGTACTAGTAGTCCCTATACTGCCTGGGCTGCGCAGCAGTTGGAAGAGTCCTATGCTCAGCCCAAAAGCCAAGACCAGGAACAGGGCGGTCAGCGCCGCGCCGTAGCGCAGGGCAAACGCGCCAGTTGGACCCATCTGGCGGCGCATGGGCGCCACACGCGCCCGCCGTTCCATGACAGCCCGGCGCAGCGCCGGAAGATAGAAGACATCGGTCATGCCAGGAACAACAACCTTCGCTGGCTTCTTTCGAGGGGCAGCCTGGGCGCGCTCGGCGGTCTGCTGTTCTTCCGCCTGGACAGCAGCCATCACACGGGCGTAAAAATCAGGAGGGGGGGCCAGTTTGGGCAGCGAACGCAAGGTTTCACCAATAGCGCGAAACTCCGCAACGCTTACACGGCATTCCGCGCATTCCCTTAGATGCGCTTGCAGTGCAGCGTTTTCGCCGGGCGAGAGGTCATCTCGCCGATAAGCAGCTAGAAGCTGTCGCGCCTGCTTGCACGTCATAGACCATCCACCTCCTGTTGATAGAGCGCAATAAACCGCTCGCGCGCTCGCATCAACCGCATCTTAACCGCCGACGGGCTAATTTTGAGAACATCGGCAATCTCGTTACACGAGAAGCCTTCATGTTCATATAACAGCAAGCAGGTTGCGTATTTCACAGGTAACTTGCCCAACACGTTATCTACAATTTCACGATCAGCTACGCGCTGCTCAAAGCGCCCACCATTATAACCCGCGCCATCATAGAGACTTGCCGCGCTGGAGAAGCCTTCCTCAGCGCCCCCCCCGCCAGGTTCCCCGGAGAGCGTCCCGACACCGGCCCCCACTCCCCGGTCTTCGTTGAAGAGCGAAAGCGGCAGCCAGGCAATCAAACGCTTGCGCCGCAGCGAATCCGTCGCTGTATTGGCCGCAATGCGATAAAGCCAGGACGAAAGGGCGCCAGCGTGAATCTTCGTTCCCCCAGCCAATGCTTTATATGCTTTGACAAAGACATCCTGCGATAGATCGTATGCTTGCTCACGATTGCCAACGAGCCGAAAGACAAAGTTAATAATCGGTGTTTGATAACGCTGGAACAGCATTTCAAAATCGGAGAGATCGATCAGATCATCACCGGGCGCGCCTGGAGCCTCATCCTCCTCAGTGGTTTCTTCCTCCTCGTCCTCATCTTCAGCGTCGTCCTCAGCGCCTCCCATACTCACAGAGCCGGTTTCAGCCACGCCTATCCCTGTGCGCGGCCTGCCCGCTCTGCACTCATCTGATTCCCCAGTACCACTCAGTTCAGTTGTTTCCGCCACCGTCTCCAGCAGCTCTGGCTGCGCCATCTCTGCGTCTCCAGCGGCATCGCCGTTGGCTGCGCGGGCAGCCAATGCTCTGCCCGTTTCAGGCGAGCGCCCTCCAGGGCTAGATACTATCTGAGCTTTCGATCCTTCACCAGGTCCGTCAGCATCGCTCAAGTTGAAGAAACGAATGAAAGACTCCATCAGTTACACCTGCGACGGAATTGCGCCGTCATTGCCTTAAAAACCCCTCCCGCTCTCCATCATCCCTGTGCTACACATTCCCCTCATATGAGGATACCCTCATCCCCAGCATCGTGCTATGGCAAGGCTCACAGCGGCAGAAGCCACTGTGAGGCCAGACCATCCCCGCCTCTCTGGCAACATCCCTATTGTCGCACAAATGGAAAAGTTTGCCAACGCAGCGCATGCTCGTCTGGATGCTTTATTAAGAGAAGCGCGGAAAGCATGGCGCTCAACAGAAACGCACGAAGCGTTCCAACCATTATCTCCCTATCATCTTCCCGCATAGCTGCTCTCTTGCTCCTCTTCTCTTGACAGTACCGCCTGGCGCACTGTAGCATCTCTCAATGCTGGATCATCGCCAAGGAGTCTGCCCATGCCGCTGCTTATCGCTATTCTGCTGAGCCTGGCAGGTTTGCTCGTCCTGCTGGCCTTGTTGTTTCTCTTGTTCACCTGGCGTCAGGCATGGAAACTCACCCACCCCCTGCGCAAGCCGCTCAGTCGCACGCCTGCCGATCTCGGTGTGGCTTTTGAGGACGTTACTTTCCAGACAGAAGATGGCGTTACCCTCTCTGGCTGGTTTATTCCGGCGCGCAACGGACGGACCATCATTGGTTGTCACGGCATCCTTGATAACCGCGAACAACTGCTCGAACCCACCGTCATCCTGACCAGGCAAGGCTACGGTTTTCTGCTCTATGACGCGCGCGCTCACGGCAAGAGCGGTGGCAGGCACAGCACCTACGGCTACAATGAGACCAAAGATGTGGCTGCCGCCGTCGCCTATCTTGAGGCGCGGCCCGATGTAGACCCGCAGCAATTGGGCATTCTCGGCAATTCGTTGGGAGGCATCACCGCCATTCGCGCCGCGACGAGCCTCCCGCAGCTTCGCATCCTGATCGCCGAAAGCACCCTCGCCGATTTTGCCAGCGACATCGGCAAAGCCTTTACACGCTTTACCCATCTGCCCGCCTTCCCCTTTGCCCCTCTGACCATCTTCTGGGGCGAGCGCATCACGCGCATTGACCTCAAGGCCATTCGCCCGGTGCGCGATATTGCCGCGCTTGCGCCACGCCCTATCTTTCTCATCTCGGACCTGCTTGACCAGATCGTAGATGAGCCGTTTGATGGCGAACTGCTCTACGCCAGCGCGGGCGAGCCAAAAGAACTCTGGCAACTGCCCGATTGCCATCATGTACAATGCTTCCCCACGCATCCCGAAGCCTATATCAGCCGTGTCAGTGCTTTTCTGGAGAAAGGCTTCGCGCCGAAGCAAGCGCCAGACGAGCGCGGTGACTGACGCATCGCGGCTTGCATCAACGTGCTTTGGCGTCCTATGTTTCACGTGAAACACTATTGGCCTATTTGTACGCTAACGTGACAGGTGTGCTAGACTAACCGTTGGTATAAGAGACAAACTAATTGAGGAACCAGGCCAGGCCCAGGCTAACGCATATGCCGCGCTTGCCTTGTTGGCCCAGCTTTTGCAGACCTATTTCACTGGTATTTCGCCCTAATTTCGCGTTCATCTAAGGAGCTTGAGGAATCTATGCCCACTCGCGCAAAAGTAGCCGTCTTAAAAACACAGCCTGAAACCGTTCTGGAAGACTATGGGCGGCTGATGCAGCTTGCCGACTTCAAGCAGGGTCTCGATCCGGCCAGCACCACCATTCTGAAGGATAATATCTCCTGGCATTTCCCTTTTCCTGCCGCCAACACCACGCCCTGGCAGATGGAAGGCGTCGTGCAGGCGCTGCGCTCCGGAGGCTACCAGGACTTGACCTGTGTACAGAACAAAACCGTCGTTACTAACGCCTTCAAGGGCGAAGACCTCAATAACTACATACCCCTCTTCCGTAAGTACCAGATTCCGGTTCTCTATAATTTCAAGCCGGAAGATATGGCCTGGGTGAAGTACGAGCCAAAGCATAAGATGCTGGTGCTGGACCAGATTTTCTCGGAAGGCATCTCCATTCCCGATTACTTCTTTGGCAAGAACATCGTCCACCTGCCAACCATGAAGTGCCACATCTATACCACCACCACGGGCGCGATGAAGAACGCTTTTGGTGGCCTGCTCAACACCAAGCGTCACTATACCCATAGCTGGATTCACGAGACGCTGGTGGACCTGCTGGCAATCCAACAAGAGATTCACAAGGGCATCTTCGCCGTCATGGATGGCACGACAGCAGGTAATGGCCCCGGCCCGCGCACCATGTTCCCGGTCATCAAAGACTATATCCTTGCCAGCGCCGATCAAACTGCCATTGACGCTGTGGCCGCCTGGATGATGGGCTTCGACCCCATGGCCCTGAAATACATTCGCCTGGCGCACGAGAACGGGCTGGGCGTGGGCGACATGAATGAGATCGAGGTCGTTGGGGCTGACATCTCTGCCGAGCGATGGGGCTTTACCGTCGGCGACAACCTGGCAAGCCGCGCTGGCGATCTGCTCTGGTTTAGCCCGCTCAAGAGCATTCAGAACTTCTTCTTCCGCACTCCACTCGTCAATATCTTTATCCTGGGGTCGGAAACGTATCATGACTACTATCGCTGGCCGCTGAAAGATCGGCGCGTCTTCGAGCGATGGCTGGCAACCACCCATTGGGGCCATCTGTTCCAGCAATATATGACTTCCAGCGAACCAGCCCCCGCGCGCAGCGCCTGACATTGCTCATCTTCAGGATAAAACAACTTGAATCCAGAGGATTTTGCGTGTACAATCTCCTGGGCTGAAAGCCTAGAGAGTATGCCGAAACCATCCATTTACCCACGGCGCGTGTAGTAGAAAACGAGAGGAGCTACCACCAGATGGTTGCCTTCCCGGTTATGATGGTTCACTGAGGCGGCATGGGGAGCGAGCGTTTAGTCAACCAGGAAATAGAAGATGAGAGCCTGGCAAAGCGGGTGGCCGAAGGAGACGCCGTTGCGCTTGAGCAGCTCTATGACCGCTATGGGCAGCCGGTGTACTCTCTGGCGCTGCGCATCGTGCGCGATCCAGAGACCGCCGAAGAGCTGACCCAGGAGGTCTTTGTGCGGCTCTGGCGCTACGCGGCTACCTACGACGCGACACGCGGTCGTTTCTCCGGCTGGCTTCTTGGCATCGCGCATAACCTCTCGTTGAACGAAGTGCGCCGTTGGCAGAGCCGCCCACAAAAAGCGGACCTCCCAACCGATGATGACGAGCGCCCGTATGACCTCGTAGACGAATCAGCCGACTCCGCAGAGGCTGCCTGGCTCAACATCCAGCGCGAGGCCATTGTAGGGGCGCTCAAGCAGCTTCCTGAGGCGCAGCGCCTCGCTATCGAACTGGCGTTCTTTGGAGGCTACACGCATTTGGAGATCGCTAACATGCTGGGCGATCCACTTGGCACAATCAAGAGCCGCATTCGTATCGGCATGCAGCGGCTCAAGCAGCTTTTGTTGGCGCAGGGCATCGAGGCGGAATAACCCATGTCTGAGAGACTGAACCAATTGAATACCCATGTAGCGGACCAGATCGACGCCTATGCCCTGGGTATACTCGAAGATGAGGCGGTTGCTCAGGTAGAAGCGCACCTGGAGGGCTGCTCCGATTGTCAACGGCTGCTCCGCCAGGCGCAAACAGTCGTTGCGTTCCTGGCGCTCGCCCCCAGGCAGGTTCAACCACCAGCCAGGCTCAAACAGCGTATCCTGGCGCGCATCGCGCAAGAGGAGCGAGGCGGTAGTCCACCAGCGTCTGCCGCTACGCTCGACCCAACCACTGCTGCCGCGCTTCCCGACATCACGCCAGAGCGCCAGGGGATGATGGAGGCATTGCGCCATTTCTTCTCTGGCCGCAGAGGCACGCAAACCCCAGGCGCGGAGGCTCCCGACGAGCAGCATCAGCTTCAGAATATTTTGCGGCTGCTGCGCTCGCCGCATCCTGCGGTCTGGGAATTGCCCGGCACAGCGGAAGCGCCCCAGGCGCGCGCGCGTTTGCTTGGCTCGCCAGCAGAGCAAATGGCTGTCCTGATCGTGAGCGGCCTGGAGCCGCTGCCTCCAGAGCGCGATTATCAACTCTGGTTCTTGCGCGAAGGCAAGCCGGAGGGCAGCGCCGTCTTTGATGTGCAGCGCAGCGGCGAGGGGCAGATACTCGTGCACGCGCCGCGCCAGCTTGGGCAATATGATCTGGCCGCCATCACGCCCGAACCCGCCGGAGGCAGCCCCGGCCCTACCGGCCCGATCATCATTGCCGGAGAGATCAAAGCCGCCTGACACCAGCGAGCGTTCGCTGGTGTCAGGCTTCTCCACGTCACTAGCCTATCCCTGTACCCGTTCCTGCGACGCTTGCCGCCTGTTTTTGCTGCTTCCGCCTGCGCAGTTTGCGCCACGCCCAGCGAATGAGCAGCGCGAACAGCGCCACCAGCAGGATCAACAGAATCAGCGCCACGACTGGAACGATGACCGCCAGGACCACCAGGCCGATCACGGCAACATCTTCAATAATGCTGACGACAGGATTGCCCACGCCTGCGGTTGTCGCCGTCACCACCGGGCGCGAGAGCGCCTTCACCCCATGCATACCACCAGCGAGGGCAGCCCCGATGATAGCCGCCACTACGCCGTTGTTGACACTGACCAGGTTATCCGTGTTGGCAAAGATTAACCCGCCCATAACCGGGCGAATCACTGTATGAATAATATCGCTCACATGATCGACCGCTGGAACCTTATCGGCCACAATCTCCAGAACGGAAAGGACACCCAGCGCACCCAACACCAGGGGATTCGTGAGGATTTCATAGCCATGTTCAAGCGGCACCACACCAGCAATCACCGCGATCCCCAGGGCAAAGAGCGGGAGATAAGCGCGCAGCCCCGATGAAGAACTCAGCACTACGGAAGCAATCGTTGTTGTCGTTATTGAGAGTGGGTCCATATTTTAATCCTTACCTCGCGGCCTGGGCCTCGGTGTATTAGGTGGTGGGCGCAGGCGAGACATTGGCCTGGGCTGCGCAGAGCCAGGCGTCATCCCCCTGGCTGGAGCGCCTGGCGGATTGGTTCCACCAGGCTGACTTCTCCGAGGATTGAGCTGCCTGCCCTTATCAAAAGGCTGCCCTTCTCGTTCAAGGCGGCGCTGTTGCCAGGGCGACACAGGAGGTGGGGGCGCTTCAGAGACAAACGGAGAATATTCTGGCCGCATGAATGGCAGCAGCGCCGGATCCATCTCTGGCGCATCGTCGGCATCGGGTAAGAGCGCCTGCTCCCGCGCGTCTAGCATCGTTTGCAGCGCCTGGGCAGTCTTTGCTCTCCCGACAACGCTTGTCACCGAACTGCTGATAGCGACCACGATCAACAGGTAGATGAGGTACAGAATCAGATTCACAATGATCAAAAGAATGATATGCGCTACCTGCGTTGACACCGGCAGGCGCGAGACAATAAAGTTAGAAAGTACAGTAGTGGGGCTGGCCTTGTTGATGGCAGCAAACACTAAACGTAAGATCAGATCGATCACTTCGGTCACGCCAGCGGCTACCAGTCCGACAAAGGCTCCAGCAGAGGGTTGATGCCCATAGTCAGCGAGATCGAGCCAGCGCGCCGCAAGCACGCCAGAAAAAAGGCCCAGCCCAAAAAGCAAGGCCAGTGCCAGGTAGGCAGCAAGGACGGGGAAGCTGAGAGAAGAGAGAACCAGCCCAATAGACAGCGCGGCGCCAAACCCGCCAGCCACCAGGCCAGCAAGCATCTTCAATGACATAGGATGTCCCCCCTTGCCTCCGATCTCCTCCCATCCAAGCGTCCAACCTTTGGCTGTTATCCGGCAAGATGCTTGGCGATCAGCATTCGCTGCACCTCGCTGGTGCCTTCGCCAATCTCATGCGCTTTGACATTGCGATAGTAGCGCGAGACAGGATATTCATCCATAAAGCCATAGCCGCCGTGAATCTGCACAGCCTGGTCGGCGGCTCGTTTGGCTGCTTCGGAGGCAAAGAGCTTTGCCATCGCCGCCTCTTTACTATAAGGTCGTTCCTGCATATGCAGCCACGCAGCCTTATAATACATCAGCCGCGCAAGCTCGATCTCCATCGCCATATCGGCCAGCTTAAATTGGATCGCCTGGAAGGCGCTGATGGGCTTGCCGAACTGCTGGCGTTCACGAGCATATTTCAGCGATTCATCCAGGCACGCCTGCGCCAGACCCACACTCATGGCCGCAATTGCCACGCGCCCGCCGTCCAGAATCTGCATAAACTGACGAAAACCTTCGCCACACTGGCCCAGCGTCTGCTCTGCCGGTACCTGGCAATCCTCAAAGGAGAGTGGACGGGTGTCTGAGGCGCGCCAGCCCATCTTTTTGAGCGGCTTGCCAATATGATACCCTGGCGTTCCCTGGTGAACGATGATATTGGTCACTTCCGGGCGGCCATCGGGCCGTCGTCCGGTGGCTGCCGCAATCGTCACGCCTGCGGACATATCCGTACCGGCGTTCGTAATGAACATCTTGGACCCATTGATACGCCACTGCCCGTCGCGCAGTTCCGCGCGCGTCTGCGTGCTGCCGGAGTCGGACCCCGCGCCTGGCTCGGTCAACCCGAACGACCAGAGTTGTTTGCCCTGGACCAGCGGCGGCAGATAACGC is from Ktedonobacterales bacterium and encodes:
- the ispF gene encoding 2-C-methyl-D-erythritol 2,4-cyclodiphosphate synthase, with protein sequence MAIRIGIGYDVHGFTEGRPLVIGGVAIPHARGLAGHSDADVLIHAIVDALLGAAALGDIGSHFPSNDLRWKDAPSRAFLSYTRDLLAARGWRVSNLDAVIVAERPKLAPHIPTMRAELARQLEIDLEQISVKATTTDGLGFTGREEGIGCCAVVLIERS
- a CDS encoding Uma2 family endonuclease, whose protein sequence is MALEHYYREYEGDLMTAAEYCHLPEVERGSTELTNGRLVFLLGVHYSKHDVIALNIAMALRTSVDSRDLGRVTMQQYEYDLSQPGDEGETVWHPDVAFVRAQLLPIIDAADEKEIAPRLAPDFVVEIASKSQFRSKMRTHIKRYLAAGSRLGWIVWPKRREVEVWRPGDQDGPGLIMRVGETLEGYDAVPGFTMTVADVFARA
- the cysS gene encoding cysteine--tRNA ligase, with amino-acid sequence MLIHNTESGREEVFEPYGLPVKMYVCGLTPKNDPHIGHARNFVLNDVIRRYLEYRGYPVHYVQNFTDVDDKIIAAGIREGIPAAEAARRYIDGYFETIDAMNVRRADQYTYVTEYIPKIIAMVQRLIDLGHAYQAGGDVFYAVNTFPRYGRLSHQPEEELLIAGARVEPDPKKRDPRDFALWKAAKPGEPFWESQWGPGRPGWHIECSTMALDTLGEKIDIHGGGSDLIFPHHENEIAQSEAATGTAPFSKYWAHIGMLNLGEGKMAHSGVFIPLEEMLKRYPAPVIRLYLVSHHYRAPIAYSEEALAAAQPRWQRYVETRANLLRLIRRAEEAQTAQGRTNAAQATTSAAVPLDEAREAFIAAMDDDFNTSGGLAAIDNLLRRVNEYAASLGGGELTPEALATLRAAVALLDELLTDVLGIQIEAESGEQIAPALLAEIEALIASRSEARRSKQWAEADHIRKDLEERLNIVLKDHAQETTWEFKS
- the rlmB gene encoding 23S rRNA (guanosine(2251)-2'-O)-methyltransferase RlmB; this translates as MAEYIWGRNPVLETLRSRRRVYRLLLAEGGRDAGLTDILREAERRRVSIEYAPRRRLDELTRGAVHQGCVALAAPREYATIEEILALAEQRGEPPLLLILDAIQDIQNLGSLLRTAEAVGAHGVIIPEHRAAGLTPAVDKSSAGAVEHLLVAQVTNLTRTVDALKKGGVWVVGLAGEAAQDYDHVDLDRPLALVVGNEGKGIGRLLREHCDFLVRLPMRGKVNSLNAAVAGSIVLYEAWRQREKHADG
- a CDS encoding zf-HC2 domain-containing protein, with the protein product MTCKQARQLLAAYRRDDLSPGENAALQAHLRECAECRVSVAEFRAIGETLRSLPKLAPPPDFYARVMAAVQAEEQQTAERAQAAPRKKPAKVVVPGMTDVFYLPALRRAVMERRARVAPMRRQMGPTGAFALRYGAALTALFLVLAFGLSIGLFQLLRSPGSIGTTSTTCIIHCSDSLPSFYSPDPAYPLVADATASADGRYIIYAAYNASGKWMLEELNRQTERSTALLSAPVAGPLTLEGWARSWVLWAQGDQSAGNHWELDATQLSPALPGAAQTLRLLQGNDADARPDGAVTTLHGVYALGATVLLAEELANGQGQLVSLDLTLEGTESRSVIATASQLGHLIADPTAVADPATGKITGYWDEQWHDPDGTLRGNIWRLAPGGVQEEVTTNGASFSPKIVAGKLIWLEAAPLPDAGTPADQPTPSPTAQATSTATAGNGNANNSQPTGVIWSENLDGRLDLDPTSKTAISKTNSTVSDLQTGATFVVWKISKDDYYLYDVSGNTPGGSHSLNSWITNPLAVSVSPTAVLWITNDSPSNSQSTVVKTAMNLLDETPK
- a CDS encoding sigma-70 family RNA polymerase sigma factor yields the protein MESFIRFFNLSDADGPGEGSKAQIVSSPGGRSPETGRALAARAANGDAAGDAEMAQPELLETVAETTELSGTGESDECRAGRPRTGIGVAETGSVSMGGAEDDAEDEDEEEETTEEDEAPGAPGDDLIDLSDFEMLFQRYQTPIINFVFRLVGNREQAYDLSQDVFVKAYKALAGGTKIHAGALSSWLYRIAANTATDSLRRKRLIAWLPLSLFNEDRGVGAGVGTLSGEPGGGGAEEGFSSAASLYDGAGYNGGRFEQRVADREIVDNVLGKLPVKYATCLLLYEHEGFSCNEIADVLKISPSAVKMRLMRARERFIALYQQEVDGL